In a single window of the uncultured Dysgonomonas sp. genome:
- a CDS encoding DUF5074 domain-containing protein: MRNIRLFFLTPILALSILAGISSCRSDDDDINPPTETEVTPGEKGPVEGFYLLNEANMGSNKSSIDYFDYGSGTYFKNIYPTINPTVVKELGDVGNDIQIYGNKLYAVVNVSGYVEVMNKITGRHENEIVVKNCRYIVFDKGYAYISSYDAEVKITPDAPIGCVVKVDTATMKEVGRCIVGYQPEEMVIRDNKLYVANSGGYRVPNYDNTVSVVDLNTFTETKKIIVGINLHRMELDSDDNIYVSSRGDYKYIGSNTYIIGRNDMVIKTLNLPCSNMTASGDSIYMYSVEWSHITQSNTVSYAIVNTKTRNVVSRNFITDGTEKRIKVPYGLAINPETKEIFVTDAKDYTSPGTLYCFSPDGKKKWDVITGDIPAHIVFTRKKLENENIKKQN, translated from the coding sequence ATGAGAAACATCAGATTATTTTTCCTGACTCCGATACTGGCGTTATCTATACTGGCTGGTATCTCTTCGTGCCGGAGCGATGATGATGACATCAATCCCCCTACCGAAACGGAAGTTACACCCGGTGAAAAAGGACCCGTCGAGGGCTTTTATTTATTGAATGAAGCAAATATGGGGAGCAATAAGTCATCCATTGATTATTTCGACTATGGATCCGGCACATATTTCAAAAACATTTATCCTACAATAAACCCCACAGTGGTAAAAGAACTGGGAGATGTAGGCAACGATATCCAGATTTACGGTAATAAGTTATATGCTGTTGTCAATGTTTCAGGATATGTGGAAGTTATGAACAAAATAACCGGAAGGCACGAAAATGAAATCGTGGTAAAGAACTGCCGGTATATTGTATTTGATAAAGGATACGCATATATCAGTTCCTATGATGCTGAAGTTAAAATCACACCTGATGCGCCGATAGGCTGTGTTGTGAAAGTGGACACGGCAACAATGAAAGAGGTAGGGCGGTGTATCGTAGGATATCAGCCCGAGGAAATGGTAATAAGGGATAATAAGTTATATGTGGCCAACTCAGGCGGATACCGTGTGCCAAACTATGACAATACAGTTTCTGTCGTTGACCTGAATACATTTACGGAAACGAAAAAAATCATTGTAGGAATCAATCTCCACCGAATGGAGCTGGACAGTGACGACAACATATACGTCAGCTCGCGTGGAGACTATAAATACATCGGTTCCAATACCTATATCATTGGCAGGAACGACATGGTAATCAAGACACTGAACCTGCCATGCAGCAACATGACGGCAAGCGGAGATTCTATCTATATGTACAGTGTGGAATGGAGCCATATTACACAGAGCAATACTGTCTCGTATGCTATTGTAAATACAAAGACTCGAAACGTCGTTTCGCGCAACTTTATCACGGACGGAACGGAAAAAAGGATAAAAGTGCCGTATGGATTGGCTATCAACCCTGAGACAAAGGAAATATTCGTTACAGATGCCAAGGACTATACAAGCCCGGGCACCCTCTATTGCTTTAGCCCTGATGGTAAGAAGAAATGGGACGTGATAACCGGCGATATACCCGCACATATCGTATTTACCAGAAAGAAATTGGAGAATGAAAATATTAAAAAACAAAACTAA